Proteins from one Choloepus didactylus isolate mChoDid1 chromosome 4, mChoDid1.pri, whole genome shotgun sequence genomic window:
- the ARHGEF40 gene encoding rho guanine nucleotide exchange factor 40 isoform X5, producing the protein MAQYSGFLFFHEGWPLCLHEQVVVQLAALPWQLLRPGDFYLQVVPSAAQAPRLALKCLAPGGGRVQELPVPSEACAYLFTPEWLQGINKDRPTGHLSTCLLSAPSGIQRLPWAELICPRFVHKGGLMVGHRPSTLPPELPSGPPGLPSPPLPEESLGTRSPGDGHNAPAEGPEGEYVELLEVTLPMRGSPTDAEGSSGLSRTRTVPTRKGAGGKGRHRRHRAWMHQKDLGPQDQSEARPSGVGSSTGATLGSPLGAEALPEVAVLEMSEPPAVAPGEPSESCPLRPGEFGGGPGQGAEGQPGTPRRIGKGHRRKKRAAGKGAPSRGGDSTPLRPGDKEETGQQEALVSLPPPNEHELPECSLVTEEHDGSGKPESEPKEDLKPGEEKKPQPPEACGPTKEGPQETEQEGPSLVCMAGPTGPEGPLSDSSKPPLETVHEVKGDSIPEEALQVSTSEDLDVAWDLMASGFLILTGGVDQSGRALLTITPPCPPEDPPPSQDMLSTALHYFHSLLRPDLQVLGLSILLDLRKAPPLPPELIPALSQLQDSGDPPLIQRLLILTCDDPPTDLRGPQGAEMLSENDLKRVAKPEELQWDMGGHMDPSPSRWVEIHQEVAKLCCLCQGVLGSVRQAIEELERAAEPEGEEAVGMPEPLQKVLADPRLTALQRDGGAILMRLRSTHSSKLEGPGPATLYQEVDEAIHQLVRLSNLHVQQQEQRQRLRRLRQVLQWLSGPGEEQLVSFAVPGDSLPSLQETELRFRAFSAEVQERLAQAREALALEEDAASQKVLDIFEQRLEQVESGLHRALRLQRFFQQVHEWVDEGSARLAGAGPGRDAVLAALALWRAPEPSAGTFQEMRALALDLGSPAALREWGRCRSRCQELERRIQQQLGEDASPRGHRRQRADSASSRGAHQGPHSPSPSLSSLLLPSSPGPRAAPSHCSLAPCGEDCEEEDSELAPEAEGRPPRAVLIRGLEVTSTEVVDRTCSPREHVLLGRAGGPDMPWGLGTPRMDHKRSISAQQRLVSELIACEQEYVATLSEPVPPPGPDLTPELRGTWAAALSARERLRSFHRTHFLRELQGCATHPLRIGACFLRHGDQFSLYAQYLKHRHKLENGLAALNPPTKGSVEGGPYLPRALQQPLEQLAQYGRLLEELLREAGPELSSERQALGAAVQLLREQEARGRDLLAVEAVRGCEIDLKEQGQLLHRDPFTIICGRKKCLRQVFLFEHLLLFSKLKGPEGGSETFVYKQAFKTADMGLTENIGDSGLCFELWFRRRRAREAYTLQAASPEIKLKWTSSIAQLLWRQAAHNKELRVQQMVSMGIGNKPFLDIKALGERTLSALLTGRAARTRASVAVSSFEHAGPSLPGLSPGACSLPARVEEEAWDLDVKQISLGAAWLLKVIRKDSIPALTPASPPAPETLDSSGDVSPGQRNSPSLQHPHPGSSTPILASGGILGLSRQSHARALSDPTTPL; encoded by the exons ATG gcCCAGTATAGTGGTTTCCTCTTCTTCCATGAGGGCTGGCCTCTCTGCCTGCATGAACAGGTGGTGGTGCAGCTGGCAGCCCTGCCCTGGCAGCTGCTGCGCCCAGGAGATTTCTACCTGCAAGTAGTGCCCTCAGCGGCCCAAGCACCCCGCCTGGCACTCAAGTGCCTGGCCCCAGGGGGTGGGCGGGTGCAGGAGCTGCCTGTGCCCAGTGAGGCCTGTGCCTACCTGTTCACACCTGAGTGGTtacaaggcatcaacaaggacCGGCCAACAGGCCACCTCAGTACCTGCCTACTGTCTGCGCCCTCTGGGATTCAGCGGCTACCCTGGGCTGAACTCATCTGCCCACGATTTGTGCACAAAGGGGGCCTCATGGTTGGACATCGGCCAAGCACGCTGCCCCCAGAATTGCCCTCTGGACCTCCAGGGCTCCCCAGCCCTCCACTGCCTGAGGAGAGCCTGGGTACCCGGAGTCCCGGGGATGGGCACAATGCCCCTGCTGAAGGACCTGAGGGCGAGTATGTGGAGCTGTTGGAGGTGACACTGCCCATGAGGGGAAGCCCCACGGATGCTGAGGGCTCCTCTGGCCTCTCCAGGACCCGGACAGTACCCACCCGCAAGGGTGCAGGAGGGAAGGGCCGGCACCGAAGGCACCGGGCATGGATGCACCAGAAGGACCTGGGGCCTCAGGACCAGAGTGAGGCACGCCCATCTGGGGTGGGGAGCAGTACTGGAGCCACCCTGGGGTCTCCCCTGGGAGCTGAGGCTCTCCCAGAGGTAGCAGTCCTGGAGATGTCTGAGCCCCCAGCAGTGGCTCCAGGGGAACCTTCTGAATCTTGTCCCCTGAGGCCAGGGGAGTTTGGAGGAGGACCAGGCCAGGGGGCCGAGGGACAACCTGGCACCCCTCGGAGAATAGGCAAAGGACACAGGAGAAAGAAGCGAGCTGCAGGCAAAGGGGCTCCTAGCCGAGGAGGGGACAGTACCCCACTGAGGCCTGGGGACAAGGAAGAGACTGGCCAGCAGGAAGCCCTTGTCAGTCTTCCTCCACCAAATGAGCATGAGCTTCCAGAATGCAGCCTGGTTACAGAGGAGCATGATGGCTCAGGGAAGCCAGAGTCTGAGCCAAAAGAGGATCTGAAACCAGGAGAGGAAAAGAAGCCTCAGCCCCCAGAGGCCTGTGGGCCTACCAAAGAGGGGCCTCAAGAGACAGAGCAGGAGGGGCCGAGCCTGGTGTGTATGGCAG GACCCACAGGCCCAGAGGGACCCCTCTCTGACTCCTCCAAACCACCCCTGGAGACTGTGCATGAAGTGAAAGGGGACAGCATCCCAGAAGAGGCCCTTCAAGTCTCCACCTCTGAAGACCTTGATGTAGCTTGGGACCTGATGGCATCTGGATTCCTCATCCTGACTG GAGGGGTGGACCAGAGTGGGCGAGCTCTGCTGACCATTACCCCACCGTGCCCTCCTGAGGATCCCCCACCCTCTCAAGACATGCTGAGCACTGCTCTTCATTACTTCCATTCACTGCTCAG GCCTGACCTACAGGTATTGGGGCTTTCCATCCTGCTGGACCTTCGCAAGGCGCCCCCTCTGCCCCCAGAGCTCATTCCTGCCCTGAGTCAACTTCAG GACTCAGGAGACCCTCCCCTCATTCAGCGGCTGCTGATTCTCACTTGTGATGACCCTCCTACTGATCTCCGTGGACCTCAG GGCGCTGAGATGCTGTCAGAGAATGACCTGAAAAGAGTGGCCAAGCCAGAGGAGCTGCAGTGGGACATGGGAGGTCACATGGACCCCTCTCCCAGCCGCTGGGTAGAGATACATCAG gaAGTGGCAAAGCTGTGCTGCCTGTGCCAAGGTGTGCTGGGCTCTGTACGGCAGGCCATTGAGGAGCTGGAGAGAGCAGCAGAGCCAGAGGGAGAG GAGGCAGTGGGAATGCCCGAGCCCCTGCAGAAGGTGCTGGCAGATCCCCGGCTGACGGCGTTGCAGAGAGATGGGGGAGCCATTTTGATGAGGCTGCGCTCTACCCACAGCAGCAA ACTGGAGGGCCCAGGCCCAGCAACACTGTATCAGGAGGTGGACGAGGCCATTCACCAGCTCGTGCGCCTCTCCAACTTGCACGTGCAGCAGCAAGAGCAGCGGCAACGCCTGCGCCGACTCCGGCAG GTGCTGCAGTGGCTCTCTGGCCCCGGGGAGGAGCAGCTGGTGAGCTTTGCTGTGCCTGGGGACTCCCTGCCTTCCCTGCAGGAGACAGAACTAAGATTCAGGGCTTTCAGTGCTGAGGTTCAG GAGCGCCTGGCCCAGGCGCGGGAGGCCCTGGCCCTGGAGGAGGACGCTGCCTCCCAGAAGGTTCTGGACATTTTTGAACAGCGACTGGAGCAGGTTGAGAGTGGCCTCCATCGGGCCCTGCGTTTACAGCGCTTCTTCCAACAG GTACACGAATGGGTGGATGAAGGTTCCGCCCGGCTGGCAGGAGCTGGGCCAGGTCGTGATGCCGTGCTGGCAGCCCTGGCCCTGTGGCGAGCCCCAGAACCCAGTGCTGGCACCTTCCAGGAGATGCGTGCCCTGGCCTTGGACCTGGGAAGCCCAGCAGCGCTGCGAGAGTGGGGCCGCTGCCGGTCCCGCTGCCAAGAACTGGAGCGGAGGATTCAGCAACAACTCGGAGAGGATGCAAGTCCTCGGGGCCACCGGCGACAAAGGGCAGACAGTGCCAGCAGCAGAGGGGCCCACCAGGGCCCACACAGCCCTTCCCCTAGCCTCAGCTCCCTGCTGCTCCCCAGCAGCCCTGGGCCCCGGGCAGCCCCATCCCATTGCTCCTTGGCCCCCTGTGGGGAGGACTGTGAGGAGGAGGACTCTGAACTGGCTCCAGAAGCAGAGGGCAGGCCCCCACGGGCTGTGCTGATCCGAGGCCTGGAGGTCACCAGTACTGAGGTAGTTGACAGGACGTGCTCACCACGGGAACATGTGCTGCTGGGCAGGGCCGGGGGCCCGGACATGCCCTGGGGACTAGGCACCCCCCGGATGGACCACAAGCGAAGCATCAG TGCCCAGCAGCGCCTGGTGTCTGAGCTGATTGCCTGTGAGCAGGAGTATGTGGCCACCTTGAGTGAACCAGTGCCACCCCCTGGGCCTGATCTAACCCCTGAACTGCGGGGCACCTGGGCAGCCGCCCTGAGTGCCCGGGAAAGGCTTCGCAGCTTCCACCGGACACACTTTCTGCGGGAGCTTCAGGGCTGTGCCACTCACCCCCTGCGCATTGGGGCCTGCTTCCTTCGCCAT GGGGACCAGTTCAGCCTTTACGCCCAGTACCTGAAGCACCGACACAAACTGGAGAATGGTCTGGCTGCACTCAACCCCCCCACCAAG GGTTCCGTGGAGGGTGGCCCTTACCTGCCCCGGGCCCTGCAGCAGCCCCTGGAGCAACTGGCTCAGTATGGGCGGCTCCTGGAGGAGCTCCTGAGGGAAGCTGGGCCTGAGCTGAGTTCTGAGCGCCAGGCCCTCGGGGCTGCTGTGCAGCTGCTCCGGGAACAAGAGGCCCGTGGCAGAGACCTGCTGGCCGTGGAGGCAGTGCGTGGCTGCGAG ATAGATCTGAAGGAGCAGGGACAGCTCCTGCATCGGGACCCCTTCACCATCATCTGTGGACGAAAAAAGTGCCTTCGCCAGGTCTTTCTCTTTGAGCATCTCCTCCTCTTCAGCAAGCTCAAGGGCCCTGAGGGGGGATCCGAGACCTTCGTTTACAAGCAGGCCTTTAAG ACTGCTGACATGGGGCTGACAGAGAACATCGGGGACAGCGGGCTCTGCTTCGAGCTGTGGTTTCGGCGGCGGCGTGCACGGGAAGCATACACTTTGCAGGCAGCCTCACCAGAGATCAAACTCAAGTGGACAAGCTCTATCGCCCAGCTGCTGTGGAGACAGGCAGCCCACAACAAGG AGCTCCGAGTACAGCAGATGGTCTCGATGGGCATTGGGAATAAACCATTCCTGGACATCAAAGCCCTTGGGGAGCGGACGCTGAGTGCCCTGCTCACTGGAAGAG CCGCCCGCACTAGGGCCTCCGTGGCCGTGTCATCCTTTGAGCATGCAGGCCCCTCCCTCCCCGGCCTCTCACCGGGagcctgctccctgcctgcccgCGTCGAGGAGGAGGCCTGGGATCTGGACGTCAAGCAGATTTCCCTGG GAGCAGCTTGGTTGCTTAAGGTAATCCGGAAGGATTCTATACCTGCTCTCACCCCAGCTTCCCCTCCAGCCCCAGAAACACTTGACTCTTCCGGAGATGTGTCCCCAGGACAAAGAAACAGCCCCAGCCTGCAACACCCCCACCCTGGGAGCAGCACTCCCATCCTGGCTAGTGGAGGGATCTTAGGGCTATCCCGGCAG AGTCATGCCCGAGCCCTGAGTGACCCCACCACTCCTCTGTGA
- the ARHGEF40 gene encoding rho guanine nucleotide exchange factor 40 isoform X3 has translation MEPEPVEDCVQSTLAALYPPFEATAPTLLGQVFQVVERTYREDALRYTLDFLVPAKHLLAKVQQEACAQYSGFLFFHEGWPLCLHEQVVVQLAALPWQLLRPGDFYLQVVPSAAQAPRLALKCLAPGGGRVQELPVPSEACAYLFTPEWLQGINKDRPTGHLSTCLLSAPSGIQRLPWAELICPRFVHKGGLMVGHRPSTLPPELPSGPPGLPSPPLPEESLGTRSPGDGHNAPAEGPEGEYVELLEVTLPMRGSPTDAEGSSGLSRTRTVPTRKGAGGKGRHRRHRAWMHQKDLGPQDQSEARPSGVGSSTGATLGSPLGAEALPEVAVLEMSEPPAVAPGEPSESCPLRPGEFGGGPGQGAEGQPGTPRRIGKGHRRKKRAAGKGAPSRGGDSTPLRPGDKEETGQQEALVSLPPPNEHELPECSLVTEEHDGSGKPESEPKEDLKPGEEKKPQPPEACGPTKEGPQETEQEGPSLVCMAGPTGPEGPLSDSSKPPLETVHEVKGDSIPEEALQVSTSEDLDVAWDLMASGFLILTGGVDQSGRALLTITPPCPPEDPPPSQDMLSTALHYFHSLLRPDLQVLGLSILLDLRKAPPLPPELIPALSQLQDSGDPPLIQRLLILTCDDPPTDLRGPQGAEMLSENDLKRVAKPEELQWDMGGHMDPSPSRWVEIHQEVAKLCCLCQGVLGSVRQAIEELERAAEPEGEEAVGMPEPLQKVLADPRLTALQRDGGAILMRLRSTHSSKLEGPGPATLYQEVDEAIHQLVRLSNLHVQQQEQRQRLRRLRQVLQWLSGPGEEQLVSFAVPGDSLPSLQETELRFRAFSAEVQERLAQAREALALEEDAASQKVLDIFEQRLEQVESGLHRALRLQRFFQQVHEWVDEGSARLAGAGPGRDAVLAALALWRAPEPSAGTFQEMRALALDLGSPAALREWGRCRSRCQELERRIQQQLGEDASPRGHRRQRADSASSRGAHQGPHSPSPSLSSLLLPSSPGPRAAPSHCSLAPCGEDCEEEDSELAPEAEGRPPRAVLIRGLEVTSTEVVDRTCSPREHVLLGRAGGPDMPWGLGTPRMDHKRSISAQQRLVSELIACEQEYVATLSEPVPPPGPDLTPELRGTWAAALSARERLRSFHRTHFLRELQGCATHPLRIGACFLRHGDQFSLYAQYLKHRHKLENGLAALNPPTKGSVEGGPYLPRALQQPLEQLAQYGRLLEELLREAGPELSSERQALGAAVQLLREQEARGRDLLAVEAVRGCEIDLKEQGQLLHRDPFTIICGRKKCLRQVFLFEHLLLFSKLKGPEGGSETFVYKQAFKTADMGLTENIGDSGLCFELWFRRRRAREAYTLQAASPEIKLKWTSSIAQLLWRQAAHNKELRVQQMVSMGIGNKPFLDIKALGERTLSALLTGRAARTRASVAVSSFEHAGPSLPGLSPGACSLPARVEEEAWDLDVKQISLGAAWLLKVIRKDSIPALTPASPPAPETLDSSGDVSPGQRNSPSLQHPHPGSSTPILASGGILGLSRQSHARALSDPTTPL, from the exons ATG GAGCCTGAGCCAGTGGAGGACTGTGTGCAGAGCACGCTCGCCGCCCTATACCCACCCTTCGAAGCGACGGCCCCCACTCTGTTGGGTCAGGTGTTCCAGGTGGTCGAGAGGACTTACCGGGAGGATGCACTGAGGTACACGCTGGACTTCCTGGTGCCCGCCAAGCACCTACTTGCCAAAGTCCAGCAGGAAGCCTGT gcCCAGTATAGTGGTTTCCTCTTCTTCCATGAGGGCTGGCCTCTCTGCCTGCATGAACAGGTGGTGGTGCAGCTGGCAGCCCTGCCCTGGCAGCTGCTGCGCCCAGGAGATTTCTACCTGCAAGTAGTGCCCTCAGCGGCCCAAGCACCCCGCCTGGCACTCAAGTGCCTGGCCCCAGGGGGTGGGCGGGTGCAGGAGCTGCCTGTGCCCAGTGAGGCCTGTGCCTACCTGTTCACACCTGAGTGGTtacaaggcatcaacaaggacCGGCCAACAGGCCACCTCAGTACCTGCCTACTGTCTGCGCCCTCTGGGATTCAGCGGCTACCCTGGGCTGAACTCATCTGCCCACGATTTGTGCACAAAGGGGGCCTCATGGTTGGACATCGGCCAAGCACGCTGCCCCCAGAATTGCCCTCTGGACCTCCAGGGCTCCCCAGCCCTCCACTGCCTGAGGAGAGCCTGGGTACCCGGAGTCCCGGGGATGGGCACAATGCCCCTGCTGAAGGACCTGAGGGCGAGTATGTGGAGCTGTTGGAGGTGACACTGCCCATGAGGGGAAGCCCCACGGATGCTGAGGGCTCCTCTGGCCTCTCCAGGACCCGGACAGTACCCACCCGCAAGGGTGCAGGAGGGAAGGGCCGGCACCGAAGGCACCGGGCATGGATGCACCAGAAGGACCTGGGGCCTCAGGACCAGAGTGAGGCACGCCCATCTGGGGTGGGGAGCAGTACTGGAGCCACCCTGGGGTCTCCCCTGGGAGCTGAGGCTCTCCCAGAGGTAGCAGTCCTGGAGATGTCTGAGCCCCCAGCAGTGGCTCCAGGGGAACCTTCTGAATCTTGTCCCCTGAGGCCAGGGGAGTTTGGAGGAGGACCAGGCCAGGGGGCCGAGGGACAACCTGGCACCCCTCGGAGAATAGGCAAAGGACACAGGAGAAAGAAGCGAGCTGCAGGCAAAGGGGCTCCTAGCCGAGGAGGGGACAGTACCCCACTGAGGCCTGGGGACAAGGAAGAGACTGGCCAGCAGGAAGCCCTTGTCAGTCTTCCTCCACCAAATGAGCATGAGCTTCCAGAATGCAGCCTGGTTACAGAGGAGCATGATGGCTCAGGGAAGCCAGAGTCTGAGCCAAAAGAGGATCTGAAACCAGGAGAGGAAAAGAAGCCTCAGCCCCCAGAGGCCTGTGGGCCTACCAAAGAGGGGCCTCAAGAGACAGAGCAGGAGGGGCCGAGCCTGGTGTGTATGGCAG GACCCACAGGCCCAGAGGGACCCCTCTCTGACTCCTCCAAACCACCCCTGGAGACTGTGCATGAAGTGAAAGGGGACAGCATCCCAGAAGAGGCCCTTCAAGTCTCCACCTCTGAAGACCTTGATGTAGCTTGGGACCTGATGGCATCTGGATTCCTCATCCTGACTG GAGGGGTGGACCAGAGTGGGCGAGCTCTGCTGACCATTACCCCACCGTGCCCTCCTGAGGATCCCCCACCCTCTCAAGACATGCTGAGCACTGCTCTTCATTACTTCCATTCACTGCTCAG GCCTGACCTACAGGTATTGGGGCTTTCCATCCTGCTGGACCTTCGCAAGGCGCCCCCTCTGCCCCCAGAGCTCATTCCTGCCCTGAGTCAACTTCAG GACTCAGGAGACCCTCCCCTCATTCAGCGGCTGCTGATTCTCACTTGTGATGACCCTCCTACTGATCTCCGTGGACCTCAG GGCGCTGAGATGCTGTCAGAGAATGACCTGAAAAGAGTGGCCAAGCCAGAGGAGCTGCAGTGGGACATGGGAGGTCACATGGACCCCTCTCCCAGCCGCTGGGTAGAGATACATCAG gaAGTGGCAAAGCTGTGCTGCCTGTGCCAAGGTGTGCTGGGCTCTGTACGGCAGGCCATTGAGGAGCTGGAGAGAGCAGCAGAGCCAGAGGGAGAG GAGGCAGTGGGAATGCCCGAGCCCCTGCAGAAGGTGCTGGCAGATCCCCGGCTGACGGCGTTGCAGAGAGATGGGGGAGCCATTTTGATGAGGCTGCGCTCTACCCACAGCAGCAA ACTGGAGGGCCCAGGCCCAGCAACACTGTATCAGGAGGTGGACGAGGCCATTCACCAGCTCGTGCGCCTCTCCAACTTGCACGTGCAGCAGCAAGAGCAGCGGCAACGCCTGCGCCGACTCCGGCAG GTGCTGCAGTGGCTCTCTGGCCCCGGGGAGGAGCAGCTGGTGAGCTTTGCTGTGCCTGGGGACTCCCTGCCTTCCCTGCAGGAGACAGAACTAAGATTCAGGGCTTTCAGTGCTGAGGTTCAG GAGCGCCTGGCCCAGGCGCGGGAGGCCCTGGCCCTGGAGGAGGACGCTGCCTCCCAGAAGGTTCTGGACATTTTTGAACAGCGACTGGAGCAGGTTGAGAGTGGCCTCCATCGGGCCCTGCGTTTACAGCGCTTCTTCCAACAG GTACACGAATGGGTGGATGAAGGTTCCGCCCGGCTGGCAGGAGCTGGGCCAGGTCGTGATGCCGTGCTGGCAGCCCTGGCCCTGTGGCGAGCCCCAGAACCCAGTGCTGGCACCTTCCAGGAGATGCGTGCCCTGGCCTTGGACCTGGGAAGCCCAGCAGCGCTGCGAGAGTGGGGCCGCTGCCGGTCCCGCTGCCAAGAACTGGAGCGGAGGATTCAGCAACAACTCGGAGAGGATGCAAGTCCTCGGGGCCACCGGCGACAAAGGGCAGACAGTGCCAGCAGCAGAGGGGCCCACCAGGGCCCACACAGCCCTTCCCCTAGCCTCAGCTCCCTGCTGCTCCCCAGCAGCCCTGGGCCCCGGGCAGCCCCATCCCATTGCTCCTTGGCCCCCTGTGGGGAGGACTGTGAGGAGGAGGACTCTGAACTGGCTCCAGAAGCAGAGGGCAGGCCCCCACGGGCTGTGCTGATCCGAGGCCTGGAGGTCACCAGTACTGAGGTAGTTGACAGGACGTGCTCACCACGGGAACATGTGCTGCTGGGCAGGGCCGGGGGCCCGGACATGCCCTGGGGACTAGGCACCCCCCGGATGGACCACAAGCGAAGCATCAG TGCCCAGCAGCGCCTGGTGTCTGAGCTGATTGCCTGTGAGCAGGAGTATGTGGCCACCTTGAGTGAACCAGTGCCACCCCCTGGGCCTGATCTAACCCCTGAACTGCGGGGCACCTGGGCAGCCGCCCTGAGTGCCCGGGAAAGGCTTCGCAGCTTCCACCGGACACACTTTCTGCGGGAGCTTCAGGGCTGTGCCACTCACCCCCTGCGCATTGGGGCCTGCTTCCTTCGCCAT GGGGACCAGTTCAGCCTTTACGCCCAGTACCTGAAGCACCGACACAAACTGGAGAATGGTCTGGCTGCACTCAACCCCCCCACCAAG GGTTCCGTGGAGGGTGGCCCTTACCTGCCCCGGGCCCTGCAGCAGCCCCTGGAGCAACTGGCTCAGTATGGGCGGCTCCTGGAGGAGCTCCTGAGGGAAGCTGGGCCTGAGCTGAGTTCTGAGCGCCAGGCCCTCGGGGCTGCTGTGCAGCTGCTCCGGGAACAAGAGGCCCGTGGCAGAGACCTGCTGGCCGTGGAGGCAGTGCGTGGCTGCGAG ATAGATCTGAAGGAGCAGGGACAGCTCCTGCATCGGGACCCCTTCACCATCATCTGTGGACGAAAAAAGTGCCTTCGCCAGGTCTTTCTCTTTGAGCATCTCCTCCTCTTCAGCAAGCTCAAGGGCCCTGAGGGGGGATCCGAGACCTTCGTTTACAAGCAGGCCTTTAAG ACTGCTGACATGGGGCTGACAGAGAACATCGGGGACAGCGGGCTCTGCTTCGAGCTGTGGTTTCGGCGGCGGCGTGCACGGGAAGCATACACTTTGCAGGCAGCCTCACCAGAGATCAAACTCAAGTGGACAAGCTCTATCGCCCAGCTGCTGTGGAGACAGGCAGCCCACAACAAGG AGCTCCGAGTACAGCAGATGGTCTCGATGGGCATTGGGAATAAACCATTCCTGGACATCAAAGCCCTTGGGGAGCGGACGCTGAGTGCCCTGCTCACTGGAAGAG CCGCCCGCACTAGGGCCTCCGTGGCCGTGTCATCCTTTGAGCATGCAGGCCCCTCCCTCCCCGGCCTCTCACCGGGagcctgctccctgcctgcccgCGTCGAGGAGGAGGCCTGGGATCTGGACGTCAAGCAGATTTCCCTGG GAGCAGCTTGGTTGCTTAAGGTAATCCGGAAGGATTCTATACCTGCTCTCACCCCAGCTTCCCCTCCAGCCCCAGAAACACTTGACTCTTCCGGAGATGTGTCCCCAGGACAAAGAAACAGCCCCAGCCTGCAACACCCCCACCCTGGGAGCAGCACTCCCATCCTGGCTAGTGGAGGGATCTTAGGGCTATCCCGGCAG AGTCATGCCCGAGCCCTGAGTGACCCCACCACTCCTCTGTGA